The following proteins are encoded in a genomic region of bacterium:
- a CDS encoding MerR family transcriptional regulator: MDRFSLDQVERMTGVPATKVSYWLSEFPELRELALEEEDEVFLTYEALGLVLRLELLLDEVGLTIAGARRQLDLDKAPKPDGAKLAERLRHIRQELLQVRQILEE; the protein is encoded by the coding sequence TTGGACCGCTTCAGTCTGGATCAGGTAGAACGGATGACCGGCGTGCCGGCGACCAAAGTCTCCTACTGGCTCTCGGAGTTTCCCGAGCTGCGTGAGCTGGCCCTCGAGGAGGAGGACGAGGTCTTCCTGACCTACGAGGCCCTGGGGCTCGTCCTGCGCCTGGAGCTCCTGTTGGACGAGGTGGGGCTCACCATCGCCGGGGCGCGGCGGCAGCTCGACCTGGATAAAGCCCCGAAGCCCGACGGGGCGAAGCTCGCCGAGAGGCTCCGCCACATTCGCCAAGAACTCTTGCAGGTCAGGCAGATTCTGGAAGAGTAG
- a CDS encoding ATPase, T2SS/T4P/T4SS family — MERVVVIQTREGISFIAATLESGLMDDRELAAAVSRQLGLPYVDLTDVEIEPGLLKKVPAEIARQHTILPLQRRGNRLALAMLDPGDMVAIDAARFATDYDVQPVVASREQLLAAIERFYGLEPPTKKKTKTRPALEKEEPIVEAPETPKTTVAAPTSTDEAPIINFVNDLIADALAHKSSDIHLESYADRFRIRYRVDGILHEVLSPEAKYRDAIVSRLKIMANLDIAERRMPQDGAIRFDARGEPVDIRVSTAHTITGEKVALRLLRSSTINIPLEELGFTKEQLVIFEKAIGVPNGVILVTGPTGSGKTTTLYAAIKVLNDPSRNIMTVEDPVEYELDGVNQINANAEIGLTFARALRGFLRQDPNVILVGEVRDIETANICIQAALTGHLVFSTVHTNDAVSTINRLVNMGVEPFMLAASLNTVIAQRLLRRICPSCREPVTYTAELLEKFGLKPSEMEGVASFVGSGCENCLGLGYAGQVGIFEILMVDDTLRTMIGEQTGERAMREYAVEQGMQTLRQSAVQKFKRGLTTLEEIERVLG, encoded by the coding sequence TTGGAGCGGGTCGTCGTGATTCAGACCCGGGAGGGTATCAGCTTCATCGCCGCGACCCTGGAGAGCGGTTTGATGGACGACCGCGAGCTGGCGGCGGCCGTGTCCCGTCAACTCGGCCTGCCCTACGTGGACTTGACCGACGTCGAGATCGAGCCGGGGCTCCTGAAGAAGGTCCCCGCCGAAATCGCCCGGCAGCACACAATCCTCCCCCTCCAGCGCCGGGGGAACCGTCTGGCGCTGGCCATGCTGGACCCGGGGGACATGGTGGCCATAGACGCCGCCCGCTTCGCCACCGACTACGACGTCCAGCCGGTGGTGGCGTCGAGGGAACAGCTGCTGGCCGCTATCGAGCGCTTCTACGGCCTGGAACCGCCGACGAAAAAGAAGACGAAAACCCGGCCCGCCCTCGAGAAGGAGGAGCCAATCGTCGAGGCCCCCGAGACCCCGAAGACGACCGTCGCCGCGCCCACCTCCACCGACGAGGCGCCCATCATCAACTTCGTCAACGACCTCATCGCCGACGCACTCGCCCACAAGTCCTCGGACATCCACCTGGAGAGCTACGCCGACCGCTTCCGCATCCGCTACCGGGTGGACGGCATCCTCCACGAGGTCCTCTCCCCCGAGGCGAAGTACCGCGACGCCATCGTCAGCCGCCTGAAAATCATGGCCAACCTGGACATCGCCGAGCGGCGCATGCCCCAGGACGGGGCCATCCGCTTCGACGCCCGGGGCGAGCCGGTGGACATCCGCGTCTCCACCGCCCACACCATCACCGGCGAGAAAGTGGCCCTGCGCCTCTTGCGCTCCTCCACCATAAACATCCCGCTGGAGGAGCTGGGTTTCACCAAGGAACAGCTGGTCATTTTCGAAAAGGCCATCGGCGTGCCGAACGGCGTCATCCTCGTCACCGGCCCCACCGGCTCGGGCAAGACCACCACCCTCTACGCCGCCATCAAAGTTCTCAACGACCCCTCGCGCAACATCATGACCGTGGAGGACCCGGTCGAGTACGAGCTGGACGGCGTGAACCAGATCAACGCCAACGCGGAGATAGGCCTGACCTTCGCCCGGGCGCTGCGGGGCTTCCTGCGCCAGGACCCCAACGTGATCCTGGTCGGCGAGGTCCGGGACATCGAGACGGCCAACATCTGCATCCAGGCCGCCTTGACCGGCCACCTCGTCTTCTCCACCGTCCACACCAACGACGCGGTCAGCACCATCAACCGCCTGGTGAACATGGGCGTGGAGCCGTTCATGCTGGCCGCCAGCCTCAACACGGTCATCGCCCAGCGCCTGCTCAGGCGCATCTGCCCGAGCTGCCGGGAACCCGTAACCTACACGGCCGAGCTTCTAGAAAAATTCGGCCTCAAACCCTCTGAAATGGAAGGGGTGGCGAGCTTCGTCGGCTCGGGCTGCGAGAACTGCCTCGGGCTGGGATACGCGGGACAGGTGGGTATCTTCGAGATACTAATGGTTGACGACACGCTCCGGACGATGATAGGCGAGCAGACCGGCGAGCGGGCCATGCGCGAGTACGCCGTGGAGCAGGGGATGCAGACGCTGCGCCAGTCGGCGGTGCAGAAGTTCAAGCGCGGCCTGACCACCCTGGAGGAGATCGAGCGGGTGCTGGGGTAG
- a CDS encoding ferritin: MLNPKVEKLVNEQINKELYSAYLYQAIAAYFAAKNLPGMAHWMNAQVQEEVIHAFKFYNHILERGGRVVLEAIEKPPVEWESPLAAFEASLKHERFISDSIYKIYDAVVETRDHATRPLLDWFVNEQIEEEDNATSNVEKTKLVQGNGQGLLMLDKEMSVRIIPAPILLSILPAAN, from the coding sequence ATGCTGAATCCCAAAGTCGAAAAGCTCGTGAACGAGCAGATAAACAAGGAGCTATACTCCGCCTACCTCTACCAGGCCATCGCCGCCTACTTCGCCGCCAAGAACCTCCCCGGCATGGCCCACTGGATGAACGCCCAGGTGCAGGAGGAGGTCATCCACGCCTTCAAGTTCTACAACCACATCCTCGAGCGCGGCGGGCGGGTGGTCCTGGAGGCCATCGAGAAGCCGCCCGTGGAGTGGGAAAGCCCCCTGGCGGCTTTCGAGGCGAGCCTCAAGCACGAGCGCTTCATCTCCGATTCCATCTATAAAATCTACGACGCCGTCGTCGAGACTCGGGACCACGCCACCCGGCCCCTCCTGGACTGGTTCGTCAACGAGCAGATCGAGGAGGAGGACAACGCCACCTCCAACGTCGAGAAGACGAAGCTGGTCCAGGGCAACGGTCAGGGGCTCCTGATGCTGGACAAGGAGATGAGCGTCCGGATCATCCCGG
- a CDS encoding PTS sugar transporter subunit IIA, producing the protein MSELLLNYLALERIRVPLEADTKEGIIAEMAGLLQDEIHNAKAIAEAIEAREEISTGIGHGVALPHCRLEELAKSRLAIGVTSVKVDWQSQDGQPVMLVFAIAGSAVNPTEVVILLGEISRLLHVPTLRERLKEAESALEVYDILRTHV; encoded by the coding sequence GTGTCCGAGCTTCTTTTGAATTACCTCGCCCTCGAGCGCATCCGGGTCCCCCTGGAGGCGGACACCAAGGAAGGGATAATCGCCGAGATGGCGGGGCTCCTCCAGGACGAGATCCACAACGCGAAGGCCATCGCGGAGGCCATCGAGGCCCGCGAGGAGATAAGCACCGGAATCGGCCACGGGGTCGCCCTCCCCCACTGCCGGCTGGAAGAACTCGCGAAGTCGCGGCTGGCAATCGGCGTCACCTCGGTGAAAGTTGATTGGCAGAGCCAGGACGGGCAACCGGTAATGTTAGTTTTCGCCATCGCCGGTTCCGCCGTGAACCCCACCGAGGTGGTCATACTCCTCGGTGAAATCTCGCGGCTCCTCCACGTTCCGACACTCCGGGAACGGCTCAAGGAAGCCGAGAGCGCCCTCGAGGTGTACGATATCCTGCGAACCCACGTGTAG
- a CDS encoding glycerol-3-phosphate acyltransferase, whose product MTFALSLLVAIVWGSVPWSWLVAKLWRGIDLREEGSKNVGATNVLRTCGKVPGVLAYVLDGAKGFVGVYFLPQLFPVSWLDPTLYGCALMVAVMLGHIFTPFLGFRGGKGAMAGVGAAAALDPWIGLVTLGLFLIVAFATRIVSVATISASVAYPVVITVFGLAGGGMNWVLLGFGVPAAALVIFMHRGNLKRLREGRENAPLPGENSPKP is encoded by the coding sequence TTGACCTTCGCCCTGAGCCTTCTCGTCGCCATAGTCTGGGGTTCCGTCCCCTGGAGCTGGCTCGTCGCCAAGCTCTGGCGCGGGATAGACCTGCGCGAGGAGGGCTCGAAGAACGTCGGCGCCACCAACGTCCTGCGCACCTGCGGCAAAGTCCCCGGTGTGCTGGCCTACGTCCTGGACGGCGCCAAGGGTTTTGTCGGGGTCTATTTCCTCCCCCAACTCTTCCCCGTAAGCTGGCTCGACCCCACCCTCTACGGCTGCGCGCTGATGGTGGCCGTCATGCTGGGGCACATCTTCACGCCCTTTCTGGGCTTTCGGGGCGGCAAGGGGGCGATGGCCGGCGTCGGCGCGGCGGCGGCCCTCGATCCCTGGATCGGTCTCGTCACCCTGGGTCTCTTTTTAATCGTGGCCTTCGCCACCCGCATCGTCTCCGTAGCCACCATCTCCGCCTCGGTGGCCTACCCCGTCGTAATTACGGTCTTCGGCCTGGCCGGGGGCGGGATGAATTGGGTCCTCCTCGGGTTTGGCGTTCCGGCGGCGGCTCTGGTAATATTCATGCACCGAGGCAACCTGAAGAGGCTGCGCGAGGGTCGGGAGAACGCCCCCCTGCCCGGGGAAAACTCCCCGAAACCGTAA
- a CDS encoding desulfoferrodoxin, which translates to MRKLREVYKCELCGNVVEIVHGGAGELVCCGKPMKLMEEKTADFKTEKHVPVIEKDADGYTVTVGSTLHPMVPEHYIEWIELHAGEKVMRKWLKPGDEPKSHFCYCGDAKVRAREYCNVHGLWKS; encoded by the coding sequence ATGAGGAAATTACGCGAGGTTTACAAGTGCGAGCTGTGCGGCAACGTCGTGGAAATCGTCCACGGCGGCGCCGGGGAGTTGGTCTGCTGCGGCAAGCCCATGAAGCTCATGGAGGAGAAGACGGCGGATTTCAAGACCGAGAAGCACGTGCCGGTCATCGAGAAGGACGCCGACGGCTACACCGTGACCGTGGGCAGCACATTGCACCCCATGGTCCCCGAGCACTACATCGAGTGGATCGAGCTCCACGCCGGGGAAAAAGTCATGCGCAAGTGGTTGAAACCCGGCGACGAGCCCAAGTCCCACTTCTGCTACTGCGGGGACGCCAAGGTCCGGGCCCGCGAGTACTGCAACGTCCACGGCCTGTGGAAAAGCTAG